CATCCAGAAGTGGAGCCGAGCGGAACAACTGGCGTTCTGGATCAACGCCTACAACATCTTTACGCTGCGGGTCATCGTCGATCATTACCCCATCAACGGGAGCTGGTTCAGTCTGTATCCTCGGAACAGCATTCGACAGATTGATGGCGTCTGGACGAAGCTGACCTGGCAGGCGGCCGGCCGGCGGGTCACGCTCGACGACATCGAGCACGGAATCATTCGCCGCGAATTTGCTGAGCCGCGTATTCACTTCGCCGTGAACTGCGCGTCGGTGAGCTGCCCACCGCTGGCCATTGCACCGTACCGTGCCGCCGCCCTCGATCAACAACTGGATGACGCCGCCCGACGATATCTGACCAGCCCGCTCGGCTTGGTTGTCGACGGCACCACGCTGAGGGTCTCCAGCATCTTCAAGTGGTACGGCAAAGATTTCGTGGCGGGCTTCGCGGCCGAGGGATCGGGCTCCCGTTCTGCAGTGGAGCGCGCGACTCTCGGCGTTGTCGGTCGATACGGTCCGCGCGAGGCGGCCACGCTCGCGGCGCGAGGGCAGGCATTCATCAGCTATCTGGACTACGACTGGACGCTGAACGACATTCCGCGCTAGTCCTCCTCACGAGTTGATCCCTCTCAACAGGCGCAGCCGCAGAACGATCAGGTCAGCGTGTTCGCCATTGACGGGATG
This region of Luteitalea sp. genomic DNA includes:
- a CDS encoding DUF547 domain-containing protein, translated to MSLGMMLPRFALVGLLAVTTPAVAGPATEPFDHDYSDYAALLGEHVVDDRVDYTRLKANRAHLDRVVASLNAVRPSDIQKWSRAEQLAFWINAYNIFTLRVIVDHYPINGSWFSLYPRNSIRQIDGVWTKLTWQAAGRRVTLDDIEHGIIRREFAEPRIHFAVNCASVSCPPLAIAPYRAAALDQQLDDAARRYLTSPLGLVVDGTTLRVSSIFKWYGKDFVAGFAAEGSGSRSAVERATLGVVGRYGPREAATLAARGQAFISYLDYDWTLNDIPR